A region of the Osmia lignaria lignaria isolate PbOS001 chromosome 5, iyOsmLign1, whole genome shotgun sequence genome:
TCTTACAGAAGAGAAGAAATTAAAACGAGGACGATCCAGAAATTTTTATCCtattaaatttgataatatGAATATGAAGGAACACtatattttaaaagatttcttttttataaaggATAGTGTGCGAGAGCGTGGTTTTTATCAGTTTTCACGAGATAAGATAATAAGAGAAGAACTCTTAAAGCGATTAGAATTCTCAGCTGCTATGCAAAAAGCAATAGCAAAAAGAACACCTTGTCAAGGTtttgaaagaaagataaaagaaGCATTTTTGGATAAATTAGTATTTGCAGTAAATCAGCCTAATAGAGAAGAGTTGAACAGtcttattagaaataaaatgaaaaaaaacagTGAAATTGAAGATAATTATAAAACATTACAAAAAAGAATATTACGTACTTTGGCAGTTCCAggaaaacataaaaaaattagaaattatgtatCTAGGATTGTATATGAATTCAGTTTATTAATGTCCTTCTTGCATGACATGTTTTTGCACAAAAATAtgttttccataaattttgaagGGCAGTGCCCTGATATATCTAACGACATCATCATCAATTATAGAAATAGAATTACTTATGTGAAAGCTCATGATGCAGATAGGGATATTGACTATAGTAAATTGTTTCCCTCTAAACAGGAAGAAGAGAATACGTTTTctattaataaacattttgcACTTTTTGTTGAAGAGTTACAGCATGGTATAAGATATTTTATTATCTACACTAATGCCAATCTAATGCTTACAGAAGAAAAGACATTAAAAAATGGGAAACCCGAAGATTTTTATCCTTTAAAATTTGATGACATAGATATTCAAAAGaaaagatataaaattttaagaaattgtaCCTGTATAAATGGGAATGatctttataaattttcacaaGAAGAAACAACAAGAGAAAATGTTCTAAATCTACTAAAGCTTCCACCTTTTCtgcaaaaagaaaaggaagaaggatgTCTTTCCGATGAGaatgaaaaggaaataaaagttaaatttttGGATAGATTAATATTTGCAGTTAATCAATATgataagaaaaaattgaaaagtgttATTAGGAATGAGGTGAATAAGTTTGATGTTCCATATAATCATGAAGAATTACGTGAAATAACGTTACGTTGGTTAGAGTCTCATGAATTTGGTCATATTACAAAGGGAATGATGGAAAAACTTTTagaagatataaaaaataatagatcTAGTTATCAGAAGACTCAGAATAGAGacattaatgaagaaattaattttgctaAAAGTGTAGTTGGTAGACAAGGAACACCTACATTTCATcagtttttaaattatctaattaaaggagaaggaaaaagaaatctaGAAGTTCTGAAAACAAACAGAATAGATCTCACTAGCATGTCCAGTATTTTGAACAGATCAGGAGGCACTGCTATACATGCTTTTAAAGGACTATATAATCTTTGGtttgatgaaaaagaaaataaaacacgATACCTGCAAACTCTAGAAAGAGTGGGAGTAAATCTAGCTACTATGTCCAGTATTTTGAATGGAGCAGCAAATTGTGCTGTGAGTGCTTTCAAAGGATTATATGATCTTTGGTTTAATAAAGAAGGGAGTAAAACACAATATTTAAAGACTCTAGAAAAAGAAGGATTAAAACTAACTAACATGTCCAGTATTTTAAACAGAGCTGGAATTACAGCTCCTACAGCTTTTAAAGATTTATATGACCTTTGGTTCGATCAGAAAggaaataaaacacaatatttaataactctggaaaaagaaggaataaaTTTGGTTACTATGTCCAGTATTTTAAGTGGAGCAGGAAGTAAAGCGTCCACTGCATTTAAGGACTTATATGACCTCTGGttcgatgaaaaaggaaataaaacacaatatttAAAGACTGTAGAAAAAGAGGGAATTAATTTGGCTAATATGTCGAGTATATTAAATGGGGCAGGAGTTAAAGCTCCTATAGCTTTTAAACAGTTATATGATCTATGGTTTGATGCAGAAGGGAATAAAACTCACTATTTAAAAACTCTAGAGAAGGAAGGAGTTAATCTGGCTAATATGTCTAGTATTTTAAGTAGAGCAGCAGCTAATGCTTCAAAAGCTTTTAAAGGATTATATGATTTGTGGTTCGATGCAGAAGGAAATAAAACGCAATATTTAAGAACTctagaaaaagaaggaataaaCGTGGTCAGTATATCTAGTATTTTGCATGGAGCAGCAGGTAATGCTATAAAAGCTTTTGAGGAATTATATAACACTTTTTTTGATGAACAAGGAAATAAAAAACAACATTTAAAACACTTTCTCGAAGGAGAAGATGAAAAAAACAGTTTTACACTGGCTAATCTGTCTAGTATATTAAATGGAGCAGGGGCTAATCCTCAAGATgcttttgaaaaattacataGTGCTTGTTTCAAtaaggaaggaaagagaaaaaagcttttagatgatttttataatgcaaattttaaaGCGAGTCATATATCTTGTATGTTATGTGGATCAGGCGTCCGTGCTTCCGCTGTTATAAAAAAATTCCATAGTGTTTATTTCGATCCCAAAGGGAAACGATCAAAACTTCTGGCTGATTTCTATGAGATTGGTTTTACGCCCGGTGATTTATGCAATATATTGAGCGGAGCGGTAGACAATTTAGAAAAGTTTCACAACTTTTGTTTTGTAGCAGAAActaaaaagtatttaaataatttcttaaatgaGGAAGGTTTTACGGTGAGTGGTTTATGTAACATATTGCACGGAGCAAGAGGTAATGTTTGTCCTGCTTTGAAAGAACTTTCTACTGTTTGTTTTGATGAGACAGGAAACAAAACACAGCTTTTAAATGATTTCTATAAGGCAGGTTTCACACCTAATGATTTAATCCGTATACTGTCTATGACAGGAAATAATGCTGCTTCTGTTTTGAGAAATTTTCACAAGTCTTGTTTTAacgagaaaaattatttaaatcactTTTTAGTTAAAAGAAGACTTTTTACGTTGAAAGATTTATGCGATATATTACACGGAGCAGGAATTAATACTTCTagtgtttttgaaaaattacatgATCTTTGTTTTGATGAGAcaggaaaaaaaacaaaatatttcaagaatCTTATGAAATATGATGGAGATCAAGCGTTTGATGTATTATATGAGAAAGTTAGGAAAGCTCCTTATAAGGGTTTGTTATTATCTAAATAACAAAACAGGAATGTAAATACCTCTTTAAAAAGTAAAGGGTTAAAAGTGACCTTACATAACATACCATGTTAAATAAATGTGCATTAAAGACTGATTTAAACCTTTGTTTAAATCTATTATACTAATCTGTAAATACAAATTTccatttgtaatatattttctataataaaaatattctcgtTACCAAGGTAATGAATAAACAACGATTACAATCGATTTAATAAACCGCCTTCCAACTTTCACCTTTCATCCCCTTCCGAAAGCGAGTTCAGTGAAGAAAATTCATCACTCTGGACCATGGCTGATTTAGCAAAGAGTTTATTAACCCAATATTACGGTCTTGGTACAGGATCAAACGGCAAAAGATTTTTATCTATTCATCAAAgtgttgaaaatataaaacgCGATGAAGAAAAACAGGTTACCGAGCAAACCTCTTCAACGATCGAGGAAAAGTCTTCTGACGAAGAATCTCAGGTAGAAAGTCTTCAACCTTTATTCCCTAATTATCTGTATAACCTTTATTTAATTTCCTAAAATATGTATCACTAGAACGACAATAATGAATGTCGAAAACTCAGCGTTGCAAATAATTCGTATCCTCGTTCATTCGAAGTTTATGATGACATAGAGAACGCGTATGATTTCGATGAAAATCTCGATGATTTTGGATCAAATATGGACGATTTTGCTGAAAATACGCAGTCTTCTATTACAAATGATCAATCATCAAACGCTATTAAAGAAACAGTTGAAGATTCAGGTGgagacaaattaattaaatcttacGATGTACAGGGCCGgtcctgggcctaggcagactagacagccgcctagggcccccccgAAGTCCAGGggccccataagacgattttgcatctaagaatgcaagaagagtaatgtttacttgaatattaatcgatgtaaatgcaaatctaaattagttatacaaactttaatgttaattttataaattttatttgaggtattttttttatgtcatatacagggtgttgaacaccaggtgggcaaaattttaagaggtgattctagggatcaaaataagacgaaaatcaagaataacgaaatagcatttgcggctttgttttccagtaattaacgtttaaaaattcgagtaaaaagcgcctgaaacctgcaatccgcccagcaccgatgactgaacgtcaggtcagcaggggaaggtacagtcgtaaccaagaatcgttgaatagtatgactgtaccgacccctgctgacctgacgttcagtcatcGGTGCTGgacggattgcaggtttcaggcgctttttactcgaatttttaaacgttaattactggaaaacaaagccgcaaacgctatttcgttattcttgattttcgtcttattttgatccctagaatcaccccttaaaattttgcccacctgttgtcgaacaccctgtataaagggGCCCTTTaacggagctcgcctcggacccccgaaatttAAGGGCTGGCCCTGATGATGTACAAACATTGTTACTGAAAATCTAGTTTAAACTATTTCTATTGCAGAAGTGAATGAttcaaaaaatacaaatgaaaatgatatgagtCTAACATTTATCGAGGACGCTTTTCCGGACAGTGGTTCAGATACTTCCACTACACTAAACAAATCGGAGAAATCTTCGCTAACTGATACAAATCTGCCAGTACCTAAGAAAGAGCCAATATGTAATCAAACATTTGTAGATTTCTCTGACACTGAATTAACACAATTTCCaagtgaaatattaataaaatttccataCATAAGGGTATCTTACCTTTCCAAGTAATCTTACTAAAATATTATCAAGATTCATGATTGTTTTTTggttattattaaaattgtattattgttTATAGATGTTATACGTGGCAGATAACAATTTGACCGAACTGCCAGCTGATATTTTTACCTCCTTGAGATATCTTGAATGGTTGGACGCGAGGAACAATAGGCTTACCTCTCTACCGGCTACCATTAAATTCCATACGTGCTTAGAAACTCTCCTGCTTCAgagaaacaaaattgaaaatttaccgTTAGAACTTTGTAagctaataattaaatatacgaCTCTACAAGACATAATTCTTTCAAGTACAGACGACAATTTCGATGCAAACAAATTTTTCACGCAAAAACGAGCCTGGTGGCCGGCCAAAAACTGTTAATCTCGTAATATTTCAGGCACTTTGCCAAAACTGAAAACCCTTCAGGTGGCACAGAATCCACTTATCACGCCCCCGCAAGATATCGTGGCTTCAGGTTATTCGGCTATTCTTGAATTTTTGCGGATCGAATGGAACAATGCCCACCCTGAAGAGCGAGTTGAGTTCAAGGAAAGTGAGTGGCTGAATTTTTGCTCTTGAtccaggaaaataaatttttaaataaaaattataccaTTTTTCAGACAAAATTGAGCCGAAACTGTCGACGATTCTTTGCTATCAGTCTCctcgaagaaataaaaagaaaattgtgcCACTAAAAAGTGCAGTACGTAACAGAGATCCCTCTACCATAGAGAAACGCAAATCTTACAAGCCTAGTAGCAGGTACTACGACGAGAAAGTATTTTCAATCAATAATTGTCTCCCAAAGATAACTggtgtaacaattaacaaaagaaCAAAGCGCACTTTTTTAAAACCTTCAGAAAATTTTCAGAATAAGATTGATATTCCAATCAACGACGAAATGGATGAGATTAATAATAAAGTTCTGCGTTTAATGGGTCCTTCACCCAGATCGCTTTATGTgagaaataatgtaaaaattttgaaaacttatCAAAGGTCCTTGAAAAGAGAATGTAGGAACACTGATGGGTTTGATCAATCTGATCCTATAAAAGTAGAGAAT
Encoded here:
- the LOC117607910 gene encoding uncharacterized protein LOC117607910 — translated: MADLAKSLLTQYYGLGTGSNGKRFLSIHQSVENIKRDEEKQVTEQTSSTIEEKSSDEESQNDNNECRKLSVANNSYPRSFEVYDDIENAYDFDENLDDFGSNMDDFAENTQSSITNDQSSNAIKETVEDSEVNDSKNTNENDMSLTFIEDAFPDSGSDTSTTLNKSEKSSLTDTNLPVPKKEPICNQTFVDFSDTELTQFPSEILIKFPYIRMLYVADNNLTELPADIFTSLRYLEWLDARNNRLTSLPATIKFHTCLETLLLQRNKIENLPLELCTLPKLKTLQVAQNPLITPPQDIVASGYSAILEFLRIEWNNAHPEERVEFKENKIEPKLSTILCYQSPRRNKKKIVPLKSAVRNRDPSTIEKRKSYKPSSRCENKGANISMEYRSLLFSKIKEWFDKQTLILQKVKDENVLKKWRRDKRSFSISMEKAMKRSEDDIPFGFDLEDYAPIFRHNLKSNNQRGSKIKRKQKFVPPTDINKKINELLKSLNELEVKDAHITSPRTKQNLFKNEIEKILQFQNEIQNLRKYNDVATVPLKKLNKLQ
- the LOC117607907 gene encoding uncharacterized protein LOC117607907; translated protein: MPEPLPSKQNNRSRSSANENSEPGFHSRKRKHSVTDKNDVVPKRLCEDSELLSDLQDEFRQDSPDEFHNSCQNDQYRNNIPDTLIRLMYQLDLSVLCTLRKSAHEHKYASTSLAFGDSEIDKFSDIVLRYEEKSIHLHIETVDKYYVDNDIGYAGLFTKEKEKRRFYINDYFDSFVKYLMSKLDGSLNNIEYLIIYTNSGLDLTEEKKLKRGRSRNFYPIKFDNMNMKEHYILKDFFFIKDSVRERGFYQFSRDKIIREELLKRLEFSAAMQKAIAKRTPCQGFERKIKEAFLDKLVFAVNQPNREELNSLIRNKMKKNSEIEDNYKTLQKRILRTLAVPGKHKKIRNYVSRIVYEFSLLMSFLHDMFLHKNMFSINFEGQCPDISNDIIINYRNRITYVKAHDADRDIDYSKLFPSKQEEENTFSINKHFALFVEELQHGIRYFIIYTNANLMLTEEKTLKNGKPEDFYPLKFDDIDIQKKRYKILRNCTCINGNDLYKFSQEETTRENVLNLLKLPPFLQKEKEEGCLSDENEKEIKVKFLDRLIFAVNQYDKKKLKSVIRNEVNKFDVPYNHEELREITLRWLESHEFGHITKGMMEKLLEDIKNNRSSYQKTQNRDINEEINFAKSVVGRQGTPTFHQFLNYLIKGEGKRNLEVLKTNRIDLTSMSSILNRSGGTAIHAFKGLYNLWFDEKENKTRYLQTLERVGVNLATMSSILNGAANCAVSAFKGLYDLWFNKEGSKTQYLKTLEKEGLKLTNMSSILNRAGITAPTAFKDLYDLWFDQKGNKTQYLITLEKEGINLVTMSSILSGAGSKASTAFKDLYDLWFDEKGNKTQYLKTVEKEGINLANMSSILNGAGVKAPIAFKQLYDLWFDAEGNKTHYLKTLEKEGVNLANMSSILSRAAANASKAFKGLYDLWFDAEGNKTQYLRTLEKEGINVVSISSILHGAAGNAIKAFEELYNTFFDEQGNKKQHLKHFLEGEDEKNSFTLANLSSILNGAGANPQDAFEKLHSACFNKEGKRKKLLDDFYNANFKASHISCMLCGSGVRASAVIKKFHSVYFDPKGKRSKLLADFYEIGFTPGDLCNILSGAVDNLEKFHNFCFVAETKKYLNNFLNEEGFTVSGLCNILHGARGNVCPALKELSTVCFDETGNKTQLLNDFYKAGFTPNDLIRILSMTGNNAASVLRNFHKSCFNEKNYLNHFLVKRRLFTLKDLCDILHGAGINTSSVFEKLHDLCFDETGKKTKYFKNLMKYDGDQAFDVLYEKVRKAPYKGLLLSK